In one Bacteroidales bacterium WCE2004 genomic region, the following are encoded:
- a CDS encoding uridine kinase, with translation MLRIYCKNTDTYREFQEGTTLLDMLPSFEFERPYDILSAKVNNVSEGLKFRVFNNRDVEFLDYRSYAGRNIYCRSLSFLLCKAVRDLYPDYRVVLRRPISKGYFCNVDKPDGAPLADAEVDAIRARMQELVDKDIPFRRHEVQAEEAIRIFSKLGYDDKVKLLRTCGDVYITYYTLLDTADYFYDALVPSTGLLKVWGLAPYRGGMLLRVPDRHAPGQLAPFFEQPKTFDIFAETLSWNRIMGLDNVGDVNCACQCGQASDLIQVAEALQEKKIVQIAEEIDRRHSLPDPVRIVLITGPTSSGKSTFCKRLSVQLKACGLHPVSFSTDDYFVNRVDTPKFPDGTYDFDNFETVDHDYLQEDVLQLLAGEEVEVPEYNFVTGRREYNHKKLKLGENSILLVEGIHALNPALTNLVPENCKFRIFINTVTSISLDDHNCIPTSDNRLLRRIVRDFNKGAYTPRETIANWPNVRRAEVRWIYPFQETADVLFNSAYLLEFAVLRTHAEYILATVPKNCPEYSEAHRLLLFLHYFVPVSDKELPPTSLIRSFIDK, from the coding sequence ATGCTGAGAATCTATTGCAAAAATACGGACACATACCGGGAGTTCCAGGAAGGGACCACCCTGCTGGACATGCTCCCCTCTTTCGAGTTCGAACGCCCCTATGACATCCTCTCCGCCAAGGTCAACAACGTGTCGGAGGGACTCAAGTTCCGCGTCTTCAACAACCGCGACGTCGAATTCCTGGACTACCGTTCCTACGCCGGCCGCAACATCTACTGCCGCTCGCTGAGCTTCCTGCTCTGCAAGGCCGTCCGGGACCTGTATCCCGACTACCGCGTCGTGCTGCGCCGCCCGATTTCCAAGGGCTATTTCTGCAACGTCGACAAGCCGGACGGCGCGCCCCTGGCGGACGCCGAAGTGGACGCCATCCGCGCCCGGATGCAGGAGCTCGTGGACAAGGACATCCCCTTCCGCCGGCACGAAGTGCAGGCCGAGGAGGCCATCCGCATCTTCAGCAAGCTCGGCTACGACGACAAGGTCAAGCTCCTCCGCACCTGCGGGGACGTCTATATCACCTATTATACCCTGCTCGACACGGCCGACTACTTCTACGACGCGCTCGTGCCCAGCACCGGCCTGCTGAAGGTCTGGGGGCTCGCGCCCTACCGCGGCGGCATGCTGCTGCGCGTCCCGGACCGCCACGCCCCCGGGCAGCTGGCGCCGTTCTTCGAGCAGCCCAAGACCTTCGACATCTTCGCGGAGACGCTCAGCTGGAACCGCATCATGGGCCTGGACAACGTCGGCGACGTCAACTGCGCGTGCCAGTGCGGACAGGCCTCCGACCTGATCCAGGTGGCCGAAGCGCTCCAGGAGAAGAAGATCGTCCAGATCGCCGAGGAGATCGACCGGCGGCACAGCCTCCCCGACCCCGTGCGCATCGTCCTGATCACGGGCCCGACCAGCAGCGGCAAGAGCACCTTCTGCAAGCGCCTGAGCGTGCAGCTGAAGGCCTGCGGCCTGCACCCGGTGTCCTTCTCGACCGACGACTACTTCGTCAACCGGGTCGACACGCCCAAGTTCCCCGACGGGACCTACGACTTCGACAACTTCGAGACGGTCGACCACGACTACCTGCAGGAGGACGTCCTGCAGCTGCTCGCGGGCGAGGAAGTCGAGGTGCCGGAATACAACTTCGTGACCGGCAGGCGCGAATACAACCACAAGAAGCTCAAGCTCGGCGAGAACTCCATCCTGCTGGTGGAGGGCATCCACGCCCTCAATCCCGCGCTGACCAACCTCGTCCCCGAGAACTGCAAGTTCCGTATCTTTATCAACACGGTCACGAGCATCTCGCTCGACGACCACAACTGCATCCCGACCAGCGACAACCGCCTGCTGCGCCGCATCGTGCGCGACTTCAACAAGGGCGCCTACACGCCCCGCGAGACCATCGCCAACTGGCCCAACGTCCGCCGGGCGGAGGTGCGCTGGATCTATCCCTTCCAGGAGACGGCCGACGTGCTCTTCAACTCCGCCTACCTGCTGGAGTTCGCCGTGCTCCGCACCCACGCCGAGTACATCCTCGCCACGGTCCCGAAGAACTGCCCGGAATACAGCGAGGCGCACCGCCTGCTGCTCTTCCTGCACTACTTCGTCCCCGTGTCCGACAAGGAGTTGCCCCCGACTTCCCTCATCCGCAGCTTCATCGACAAATAA
- a CDS encoding cytosine permease — MSTSKSPVDFDFTTGKVAQNGRKSNLSMFMIMLGFTFFSASMWAGQKLAAGLDFQGFLLSLLLGGLILGAYTGALGFIGAESGLTLDMLARRSFGSKGSWLPSAMISFTQVGWFGVGLAMFAIPVAKEVLHLDLDGDMPAKVYMLVAIAGILMTASAYFGIKGLTVISYIAVPAVAILGTVAMILAIKRGDAGLVEQFSRGTKDLSVIAGAGLVIGSFVSGGTATPNFTRFAKNARVGLWVTVIAFFLGNSLMFLFGAVSSIYAGGNDIFEVMLNLNLFYLAVLVLGLNIWTTNDNALYTGGLGLSNIFGISKKTMVLISGLIGTVAAVWLYNNFCDWLNVLNCTLPPVGIILILSYFCNRKAYLEEKMPVINVNWFAIAGVVLGAVVANLVKWGIPSINGMTVAAVIFVIGDCIRKKQA, encoded by the coding sequence ATGAGCACGTCAAAATCCCCTGTCGATTTCGACTTTACGACCGGCAAAGTAGCGCAGAACGGTCGTAAGAGCAACCTGAGCATGTTCATGATCATGCTCGGCTTCACCTTCTTCTCCGCCAGTATGTGGGCGGGCCAGAAACTGGCCGCCGGACTGGATTTCCAAGGATTCCTGCTGTCGCTGCTGCTCGGCGGCCTCATCCTGGGCGCCTATACGGGCGCGCTCGGCTTCATCGGCGCCGAGAGCGGCCTGACCCTGGACATGCTGGCCCGCCGCAGTTTCGGCTCCAAGGGCAGCTGGCTCCCCAGCGCGATGATCAGCTTCACGCAGGTGGGCTGGTTCGGCGTGGGCCTGGCCATGTTCGCCATTCCCGTGGCCAAGGAAGTCCTTCATCTGGATCTGGATGGTGACATGCCCGCCAAGGTCTACATGCTCGTGGCCATCGCCGGCATCCTGATGACGGCCAGTGCGTATTTCGGCATCAAGGGCCTGACGGTGATCAGCTATATCGCCGTCCCTGCCGTGGCCATCCTCGGCACCGTGGCGATGATCCTTGCCATCAAGCGCGGCGACGCGGGCCTCGTGGAGCAGTTCTCCCGCGGCACCAAGGACCTCTCCGTCATCGCCGGCGCCGGTCTGGTGATCGGCAGCTTCGTGTCCGGCGGCACGGCTACGCCCAACTTTACGCGCTTCGCCAAGAACGCCCGCGTGGGTCTGTGGGTGACCGTGATCGCCTTCTTCCTGGGCAACAGCCTCATGTTCCTGTTCGGCGCCGTGTCCAGCATCTATGCGGGCGGCAACGACATCTTCGAGGTGATGCTCAACCTCAACCTGTTCTACCTGGCCGTACTGGTCCTGGGCCTGAACATCTGGACCACCAACGACAACGCCCTCTACACCGGCGGCCTGGGCCTGTCCAACATCTTCGGCATCTCCAAGAAGACGATGGTGCTGATCTCCGGCCTCATCGGCACGGTGGCGGCCGTGTGGCTCTACAACAATTTCTGCGACTGGCTGAATGTGCTCAACTGCACCCTTCCGCCTGTCGGCATCATTCTGATCCTCAGCTATTTCTGCAACCGGAAAGCTTATCTGGAGGAGAAAATGCCCGTCATCAATGTCAACTGGTTCGCTATCGCCGGCGTTGTCTTGGGCGCCGTGGTCGCCAATCTCGTGAAATGGGGCATCCCTTCGATCAACGGCATGACCGTGGCGGCCGTTATCTTCGTGATCGGCGACTGTATCCGGAAAAAACAAGCTTAA
- a CDS encoding uracil phosphoribosyltransferase (manually curated) produces MSQVHVIDHPMVQHKLTIMRDKETGSKDFRQLLEEISLLMGYEITRDIPLEDVDIETPICKMTAKKVSGRKLAIVPILRAGMGMVEGLHTLVPVAKVGHIGLYRNEQTHEPVVYYCKLPEDIQDRLVIVTDPMLATGGSSCDALAMLKERGCTNIRLMCLVAAPEGIARVQKEHPDVDIYVAAIDDHLNADAYIVPGLGDAGDRIFGTK; encoded by the coding sequence ATGAGTCAAGTCCATGTAATCGATCACCCGATGGTCCAGCACAAGCTGACCATCATGCGCGACAAGGAGACGGGATCCAAGGATTTCCGGCAGCTCCTGGAGGAGATCTCCCTGTTGATGGGATATGAGATCACGCGCGATATTCCCCTCGAAGACGTTGACATCGAGACCCCGATCTGCAAGATGACCGCCAAGAAGGTCAGCGGCCGCAAGCTCGCCATCGTCCCCATTCTGCGTGCAGGCATGGGCATGGTCGAGGGCCTGCATACGCTCGTGCCGGTGGCCAAGGTCGGCCATATCGGCCTCTACCGCAACGAGCAGACCCATGAGCCGGTGGTGTACTACTGCAAGCTCCCGGAGGACATTCAGGACCGCCTGGTCATCGTCACGGACCCGATGCTCGCGACGGGCGGCAGCTCCTGCGACGCCCTGGCGATGCTCAAGGAGCGCGGCTGCACCAACATCCGCCTGATGTGCCTCGTGGCGGCGCCGGAAGGCATCGCCCGCGTGCAGAAGGAGCATCCCGACGTGGACATCTACGTGGCGGCGATCGACGACCACCTCAATGCCGACGCCTACATCGTCCCGGGCTTGGGCGACGCGGGCGACCGCATCTTCGGCACGAAATAA